The Caulobacter sp. 73W region GCGACGACGGTGCTGGAAGGCATCGACATCCAGGTCGGCCGCACCGGCTCTCTGACCCCGGTGGCGCGTCTGCATCCGGTGACGGTGGGCGGCGTGGTGGTGCGCAACGCCACCCTGCACAACGAAGACGAGATCGAGCGCCTGGGCGTCCGCATCGGCGACACGGTGCGGCTGCAACGGGCCGGCGATGTGATCCCGCAGATCCTCGGCTTCGTTCCCGAGCTGCGGCCCGCCGACACCCAGCCTTATATCTTCCCGGATCAGTGCCCCGTCTGCGGCTCGGAAGCCGTGCGTGAGGGTGACGAGGTCAAGCGCCGCTGCACCGGAGGTCTGATCTGCGACGCCCAGATCGTCGAGCGGCTGAAGCACTTCGTCAGCCGCCGCGCTTTCGACATCGAGGGTCTGGGCGAGAAGCAACTGATCGCCTTCCACCAGCGCGGCTGGATCAAGGAGCCCGCCGACATCTTCCGCCTGGCGCGGGATGAGGAGAAGCTGGCGGAGCTGCAGGCCGAGGACGGCTATGGCGAGACCAGCATCCGCAATCTGGTCGCCGGCATCGACGCCCGCCGCCGCATCGCGCTGGACCGCTTCCTGTTCGGCCTGGGCGTGCGGGATATCGGGGAGCAGACCTCGATCGTCCTTGCGCGCGCCTTCGAAAGCTGGGTCGCGCTGAAGGCGGCGGCTCTGGACGCCGCGCGCGGTTTGCCTAGCGACGCCTGGCGCGAGCTGGCCGCGACCCCGGCCGTCTCGCCCCGCGTGCTGACCCAGATGGCCGAGGCGACCCTGGCCGAGGCCGATCCCTGGCCGGAAGCCACGCTGGACATGAAGATCAGCCAGGCCTTCCCGGGTCTGGCCGCGCCCGCCCGCCGCGCGCTGGCGAGCCTGGCGGACGACTGGGCGGGCCTGCACCGACTGGCGGAAGCCGCCCGGCAGGGCCCGTCGGAGATGCTGAACCAGATCGCCGGCGTCAGCGGCGTCGGTCCGGTCGCGGCCGAGGCCCTGGCCCACTTCTTCCACGAGCCGCACAACCTGGCGGTCGTGGAGGCGCTGGAAGGCGAGATGACCGAGATCATCGACGCGGAGCGGCCCAAGGCCGACACGGCGGTGGCCGGCAAGACGGTGGTCTTCACCGGCTCGCTGGAGAAGATGACCCGCGACGAGGCCAAGGCGAAGGCCGAGAGCCTGGGGGCCAAGGTGTCCGGGTCGGTCTCCAAGAAGACCGACCTGGTGGTGGCCGGCCCCGGCGCCGGCTCCAAGCTGAAGGACGCCGAGAAGCACGGGGTCGAGGTGATCACCGAGGATGAGTGGTTGGCCCTGATCGGCGGGTAGGGCGGAGGTAGAGATAAATCCTCCCCCAGAGGGGGAGGATTTTAGTCCGTCAGAAGTAGTCCTTCAGGACCAGGTTCACCGTCTCGCCCGTGCCGAGGGTGAGGGCCAGGGTTTCACCCGCGGCGCCGGTGCGCAGCCTGGTCAGGCCGGCGACAGCCAGGTCCTTTGCCGACTGGCCGTTCACCGCGGTGATCTTCTGACCGGCCTTGAGACCAGCGGCCTCGGCGGGAGAGCCGGGGGCCACGAAGCTGAGGTTGAAGACGCCGTCGTTGAGCCTGGCGCCCAGGCCCGAGCGGTCCTTGGTGAAGGGCTGGCCGACCGCGTCGGGGCGCGGCTTCAGCAGGATGCGGTGACGCGAATAGTCGGTGGTCAGGTCAAACCGGCTGAGGATCGGCATGCCGATGTTGCCCAGGGTCTGGGTGGTGTCGAGGGCGCTGCCGTCCTCTTCCCCGAAGTTGGCGGGGATGTCCTTCAGCACCACGCCGCCCAGGGTCAGGGTGCGGATGGTGGCGACGTTGCGCGGCTTCATACCGCCGATGGCGCCGGCCAGGGCCTTGGAGCTGGGCCGATCCGCCAGCAGGTTGCGCGGCTTCCAGTAGCCGGGGAAGACCAGCAGCGGCGAGCCGTTGCCAAGGTCGAAGTCGAACAGCACCGGCTCGGCGCCCTCGATGGAGGCGGGGATGGCGTGCAGGCCGTTGGAGTTGGTCACCGGCACAGCCACGGCGCCCGGCTTGGGCGTGAAGCGGGCGGGGTCGTGGAAGCCGATAGTCTGGCCGGCGAAGTCCAGATCGACCACCACCTCGTTGAACATCTCCTTGCCCAGGACTACGGGCAGGGGGCGGCCGATGGCCGTGGCGATCGGCGACAGGTCCATCAGGGCGACGGTGAGATCGCGCAGCTCCATGTCGCCGATGCGCAGGGTGACGCCCGTGGCCAGTTCGCTCAGCTCACGGCCGCCGGTGCCGACCGCGGTCACCACGGCCGACGGCTTGATGCCCAGGCTCTCGGCGAAGGCCTTGTCGAGGACGGTGGTCTCCGCGCCGCTGTCCAGCATGCCGCGCGTGTCCGTGCCGTTCACCGTCACCGGCATGTAGATGCGTGAGCCGAGATAGAATTCAAAGGCGACCGGGGCGGCCGCGGTCTTGCCGCCCGTGAAGGCGTACACCTTGCGCGCCGTCGGCTGTACGAACGCCTTGTCGTCCCGCTTGGGATCGATGTCCGCTCCGGTGAGGGTCACGGTCATTCCGATCGGGTCGCCGATCACCTGCTGCTGCTGGCGGAACGGGATGCGCACGCCCTCGACCATCCGCCAGTCGCTATAGCGGGTCTCGGTCGTGTCGCTGTCCTGGACCAGCCGGTCGGCGACCAGCGCGCCGGTGGCGGGGTCGAGCAGCAGGTCGTAGCGGTCCTTGCCGCCCAGGGTGACGCGCAGGACCTGCACCGTCTTGCCGTCGAAGGTCTCGTCGGCCTGCAGGGCCGCGGTCTTCAGGGCATCGTCGAAGGTGACGCGCCGGCGATCCTCGGCCTGCTGCGCGGCGATGGCGTTCAGGGGCTCGACCTGGCCGCTGAGGGTGACCGACCAGCCGCCCTTGCCGATAAACGCCCGGTGGGTGGCGAGGCCGCCCATGTTGAATTTCTCGACCGTGCGGCCGGGTTCGATGCGGCGCTCAAGCGGCCCCTTGAAGGTTCCGTTGTCGGCCTCGCCGCGCAGCAGCAGGCCGTCGGCCTTCTGGAAGGCCGCGCCGCCGCGCCAGGCGACATAGCGGGCCACGGCGTCCGAGGTCGCGTCGGCGTGGGCGAACGCAGGCAAGGCGAGGGCGCAGACCGCCGAGGCGGCCATCAGGATCGATTTCATATGGATCATGCTCCGGAGGACGGATGGTTGAGTTCGGCGAGGCCCGGCGGGCTCACCGCGAACAGCGTGGGTTTGAAGGAAAGCTTCTGGTCGCGGGCCTGGGCGCCGAGGACCATCTCGGCCGCGAGACCGCTGTGATAGAGGCAGGCGAGATAGGTGCTGTCGCTCCACATGCCGTGCAGGCACCGCTCGCTGTCTCGGGAGAGCAGGGAGACGAGATACTCCCGGCCGTCGGGGATGATGGTCACCTGCAGGCCGGGCCAGGTCGCCAGCTGCGTGGGCGAGGCCTGGGTCAGGACGGTCTCCAGCCGCGTGTCGGCGGGGGCGTAGATCTGGCCCAGCACCTTCACGCCGCGGTCAGCGGCCTGCAGCAGATCATCCTCCAGCGCCGCGAAGGGCTCGGGGAAGAGATCGAAGAGCAGCACCTGCTTGGCCTGAGCGATCATGGCGCGGGCGCGGGCCAGCACCTGGGCGGGCGTCTTCAGGGTGTAGAGCCGCGCCTCCGCCTCCGGCGCCTCCAGGGTGGAGAGGGCGTCGAGCGCCTCCCGGCTCTTCTGCTGGAAGCCGGCCTGCAGGGTCGCGATCAGTTCCGCCGCCGGGGCCGCGCGCCAGGTCTTGGCGTCGGTGTCGTCGACCAGCACCGCGCCTTTGCGCGAAAGGCTCTCCAGCGCCTGATAGGTATTGGCCGCCGCCTTGCCCACCGCTTTGGACAGGCGATAGCCGGTGGCCGGACCCAGGCGGGTCAGCTCGCAGAACAGCCGGGCTTCGGTCTCGGTGAAGCCCAGGGCCAGCAGGGCGCTTTCTGGGTTATTAGTTGTCATGACTACTAACATTGCCGCGACGCTGACGCTTGTCGAATTAAACCTCCGTAAGGCGCGCCTTCCTCTCGCCGCTCTGTCGCGTTACGCCTTGCACAGGAGGAAGTTCATGACCCTGAAGACCATCGCTCTCGCCGCCGCCTTCGCCAGCCTCGCCGCGGCCCCGGCCTTCGCCGACATCACCGGCGTGTGGCGCACCCCGACCGCCAACGGCAAGGTCGAGATCAGCAAGTGCGGCGCGGAACTCTGCGGCCGCCTGATCGGCTCCGACAACATCGACAAGAACCCGGCCCTCAAGGACGGGCGCAACAAGGACGAGTCCCAGCGCGGCCGGCCCCTGAAGGGCCTGCAGATGCTGTACGGGTTCAAGGGCGGCCCCGAGAAGTGGACCGGCGGCAAGGTCTACAACCCCGAGGACGGCGGCACCTATTCGGGCACGATCGAACAGACCGGGCCGGACAGCCTGAAGCTCAAGGGCTGCATCGTCGCGCCGCTCTGCAAGACGCAGACCTGGACGCGCTGGAAGTAGCCGGGTGTGCTGCGCGCCTAGAGCGGCGCGCAGGCCTTCTCCAGCCAGGCCTTCACGTCGCCTTCGACGCGGGGGCCGATCTCCTTCCAGACACGCGCATGATAGGCGTCGATCTGGGCGACCTCCTGGATCGACAGCAGGCTCTTGTCGAGCAGGCGGCGGTCGTAGGGCGCCAGGGTCAGGGCGTGGAAGCCGTGCATCGGCCGGTCGCCGTCGCCGGCTTGCGTGGCGGGCGTGACGACTTCCAAGTTCTCGATGCGGATGCCGTACTCGCCGTCCTTGTAGTAGCCGGGCTCGTTGGAGACGATCATCCCCGGCTGCAGGGCGATGGTGTTGGGCGCCTTCGAGATGCGCTGCGGCCCTTCGTGGACGCCCAGATAGACCCCGACGCCGTGGCCGGTGCCGTGGTCGTAGTCCAACCCCTCGGCCCACAGGTGGGCGCGGGCGAAGGCGTCGATGGCCGAGCCGGTGGTGCCGGCCGGGAAGCGCAGGCGGGCGATAGCCAGGTGGCCCTTCATCACCAGGGTGTTGCGGCGGACCATTTCGGTCGTCGGCTCGCCGATGGCGACCGTGCGGGTAACGTCGGTGGTGCCGTCCATGTACTGGGCGCCGCTGTCGACCAGCAGCAGGGAGCCCTGCTTGGCCCGCTCATTGGTGCGCTCGGACGGGCGGTAATGCGGCAGGGCGCCGTGGCCGTTGGCCGCGCCGATGGTGTCGAAGCTGAGATCCTTCAGCATGCCGGTGGCCTCGCGCAGGCCTTCCAGCTTGGTGACGGTCTCCTTCTCGTCCGGCGGGCTGACCTGGGCGTCGGTGGCCAGCCAGTGCAGGAATTGGGCGAGCACGGCGCCGTCGCGGCGGTGCGCCTCGCTGGTCCCGGCGATCTCGACGCTGTTCTTGCAGGCGCGGGGCAGGGCGCAGGGATCCATGCCGCGGACCACGGTCGCGCCCGCGTCGGCCAGGGTGTCGAAGTACCAGGCCGAGGACTGCGCCGGATCGACTAGCACCTTCTTGCCCTTCAACTCCGCCAGAGCGCCCGGCAGGGCGTCAGGCGTCTCCAGGCTGACCTGGTTGCCGAGCCAGGCGGGCAGTTCCTCGGTCACCTTGACCGGATCGAGGAACAGGCGAGCCGTGCCGTCGGCGCGAACGATGGCCTGGGCCAGCGGCAGGGGCGAGCGGATGACGTCGCCGCCGCGGATGTTGAACAGCCAGGCGATGGAGGAGGGGGCGGTGATCACCGCCGCGTCCGCGCCGAGCGCCGCGCCGACGCGGGCGCGCTTGTCGGCGGAGTCCTCACCCGAGAATTCCAGAGGCTGCGGCACGACCGGCGCGGTCGGCTGCGGCGGGCGCGACTGGCCCCAGGCTTCGTCCAGCGGGTTGGCGGAGACCGGCTTCAGGCTGGCGCCGGCCTTCTCGGCGGCGGCGCGCAGGGAGGCCAGGGCGTCCGGGCTGTGCAGGCGCGGATCGTAGCCGATGACGTAGCCCTTGGGCGCGGCGGCCAGATAGGCGGGCACGCCGCCTTCGACCAGATCGCGAATCTCGAACACGCCCTGATCCACCTGCTCGCGGACCTGCAGGGTGTAGCGGCCATCGACGAATACGGCGGCCTTGTCCTTGAGGATCACCCCGGCTCCGGCCGAGCCGGTGAAGCCGCTGGCCCAGGCCAGGCGGTCATTGGCGGCGGGCAGGTATTCGTTCTGGTGCTCGTCCTCATGCGGCACGAGGAAGCCGTCCAGCCCTTGAGCCGCCATGGCCTGGCGGATCAGCGGGACGTGCTTGGGGCCGAAGGAGGGATCGGTGGATTCATCGAAGGTCTGGCGCATGGCCCTGATTTAGGCCTGTCGCGCGCCGGACGCCAGCAGGGCCTTAGCGGTCCCTTGGCGGTCCCATAGGCTCGGACACGGTCGCGGAGACGTCGGTTGCGGCGTGATCGGCGCTGAGCGCGCTGTGATCCGCCGTCGCCTGGGCTTCGCGCGCGGCGGCTTCGGCCTTGGCGGTGTTGGCGTCCGTCGCGGCTTCCGTGGCGTCGGCGGCGGCGCTCATGCCGGCTTGCGCGCCACGAGTTCATGCCCTCCGCCAGACCTTGCTCGCGGCTTTGTTCGATGGCGGCGGTGATCCGGCTGTCGTCGGCCTGCGGCGCGCGGGCGGTGGCGATGAAGGCGACGGCGACGATGGCCACCACGGCGACGATGCCGGCGATCGCCCAGCCGAAAGTCGCCCCGCGATCACGCGGCGGCGGTGTGGTGGGGTGCTGGATGCGGGGTTTTGGTTCGGCCACGGACGCGCCTCCTCGGCTGCCCCCGAAAACGAACGTGGCCGCAGGCCGGTGGTTCCGCCGTCAGGCGCGTTGCATCACCAGCGTGGCCCAGGCGTCGCGGTGGATGCGGCGGCGCACCTTGAAGCCGCGCGACAGATAGGCGGCTTTCACGAAGCGTTCCTGGGTGCGCAGCAGGCCCGACAGGATCACCGTGCCGCCCGGCTTCAGGGCGCCCTTGATGTCTTGGGCCAGCGAGACGAGGGGGCGGGCCAGGATGTTGGCGAACACCAGGTCGTAGGGCGCGGAATCGCGGACCAAGCGATGGCCCAGGCCGCTGGCGTGGACGAAGCGCGCGTCGGCGCGGTTCAGCTTGGCGTTCTCCTTGGAGATCCGCACGCTGGGCTTGTCGATGTCGGTGCCGACGGCGACGCGCGTGCCGGTGCGGGCCGCGGCGATGGCCAGCAGGCCGGTGCCGGCGCCGACGTCCAGAACCCG contains the following coding sequences:
- a CDS encoding aspartyl protease family protein, giving the protein MKSILMAASAVCALALPAFAHADATSDAVARYVAWRGGAAFQKADGLLLRGEADNGTFKGPLERRIEPGRTVEKFNMGGLATHRAFIGKGGWSVTLSGQVEPLNAIAAQQAEDRRRVTFDDALKTAALQADETFDGKTVQVLRVTLGGKDRYDLLLDPATGALVADRLVQDSDTTETRYSDWRMVEGVRIPFRQQQQVIGDPIGMTVTLTGADIDPKRDDKAFVQPTARKVYAFTGGKTAAAPVAFEFYLGSRIYMPVTVNGTDTRGMLDSGAETTVLDKAFAESLGIKPSAVVTAVGTGGRELSELATGVTLRIGDMELRDLTVALMDLSPIATAIGRPLPVVLGKEMFNEVVVDLDFAGQTIGFHDPARFTPKPGAVAVPVTNSNGLHAIPASIEGAEPVLFDFDLGNGSPLLVFPGYWKPRNLLADRPSSKALAGAIGGMKPRNVATIRTLTLGGVVLKDIPANFGEEDGSALDTTQTLGNIGMPILSRFDLTTDYSRHRILLKPRPDAVGQPFTKDRSGLGARLNDGVFNLSFVAPGSPAEAAGLKAGQKITAVNGQSAKDLAVAGLTRLRTGAAGETLALTLGTGETVNLVLKDYF
- a CDS encoding DUF2147 domain-containing protein; amino-acid sequence: MTLKTIALAAAFASLAAAPAFADITGVWRTPTANGKVEISKCGAELCGRLIGSDNIDKNPALKDGRNKDESQRGRPLKGLQMLYGFKGGPEKWTGGKVYNPEDGGTYSGTIEQTGPDSLKLKGCIVAPLCKTQTWTRWK
- a CDS encoding TrmB family transcriptional regulator — translated: MTTNNPESALLALGFTETEARLFCELTRLGPATGYRLSKAVGKAAANTYQALESLSRKGAVLVDDTDAKTWRAAPAAELIATLQAGFQQKSREALDALSTLEAPEAEARLYTLKTPAQVLARARAMIAQAKQVLLFDLFPEPFAALEDDLLQAADRGVKVLGQIYAPADTRLETVLTQASPTQLATWPGLQVTIIPDGREYLVSLLSRDSERCLHGMWSDSTYLACLYHSGLAAEMVLGAQARDQKLSFKPTLFAVSPPGLAELNHPSSGA
- a CDS encoding aminopeptidase P family protein yields the protein MRQTFDESTDPSFGPKHVPLIRQAMAAQGLDGFLVPHEDEHQNEYLPAANDRLAWASGFTGSAGAGVILKDKAAVFVDGRYTLQVREQVDQGVFEIRDLVEGGVPAYLAAAPKGYVIGYDPRLHSPDALASLRAAAEKAGASLKPVSANPLDEAWGQSRPPQPTAPVVPQPLEFSGEDSADKRARVGAALGADAAVITAPSSIAWLFNIRGGDVIRSPLPLAQAIVRADGTARLFLDPVKVTEELPAWLGNQVSLETPDALPGALAELKGKKVLVDPAQSSAWYFDTLADAGATVVRGMDPCALPRACKNSVEIAGTSEAHRRDGAVLAQFLHWLATDAQVSPPDEKETVTKLEGLREATGMLKDLSFDTIGAANGHGALPHYRPSERTNERAKQGSLLLVDSGAQYMDGTTDVTRTVAIGEPTTEMVRRNTLVMKGHLAIARLRFPAGTTGSAIDAFARAHLWAEGLDYDHGTGHGVGVYLGVHEGPQRISKAPNTIALQPGMIVSNEPGYYKDGEYGIRIENLEVVTPATQAGDGDRPMHGFHALTLAPYDRRLLDKSLLSIQEVAQIDAYHARVWKEIGPRVEGDVKAWLEKACAPL
- the ligA gene encoding NAD-dependent DNA ligase LigA, with translation MAAKNADVKPIESLTEAEAADELTQLADTLAAHDIAYYQDEEPTVSDAEYDELRRRNTALEQAFPHLVRDNSPSMRVGAARAAAFSPVQHGVPMLSLDNAFSDEEVADFVARIRRFLKLPSDEPVEFAAEPKIDGLSASLRYENGVLVRGATRGDGKTGEDVTANLKQIAEIPRRLTGDVPAVIEVRGEVYAPLAGFEAFNKAAEEARTRTYANPRNFASGSLRQINSSITAKRPLRFFAYAWGEVSEPFSDTQHGALEKLKAWGFVVNDRSVRVRDAEGLLEVYRQIGEARSRLDYDIDGVVYKVDRLDWQQRLGFVARSPRWAIAHKFPAQQATTVLEGIDIQVGRTGSLTPVARLHPVTVGGVVVRNATLHNEDEIERLGVRIGDTVRLQRAGDVIPQILGFVPELRPADTQPYIFPDQCPVCGSEAVREGDEVKRRCTGGLICDAQIVERLKHFVSRRAFDIEGLGEKQLIAFHQRGWIKEPADIFRLARDEEKLAELQAEDGYGETSIRNLVAGIDARRRIALDRFLFGLGVRDIGEQTSIVLARAFESWVALKAAALDAARGLPSDAWRELAATPAVSPRVLTQMAEATLAEADPWPEATLDMKISQAFPGLAAPARRALASLADDWAGLHRLAEAARQGPSEMLNQIAGVSGVGPVAAEALAHFFHEPHNLAVVEALEGEMTEIIDAERPKADTAVAGKTVVFTGSLEKMTRDEAKAKAESLGAKVSGSVSKKTDLVVAGPGAGSKLKDAEKHGVEVITEDEWLALIGG